In Ornithinibacter aureus, the genomic stretch GCCCACAGCGCCAGGCCGGCGAGGAGGCCGCCGGCGACCTGGGTGACGACGTAGGCCGGCACGTCCTTCCACTCGAAGCGCTTGGCCACGGCGACACCGATCGTCACCGCGGGGTTGAAGTGCGCGCCGGACACGTGACCGACGGCGTAGGCCATCGTGACCACCGTCAGACCGAAGGCCAGGGCCACCCCGAGGAACCCGATGCCGGCCTGGACCGACTGACCGGCCACGACGTTCGGGACGAGGAACAGGGCCGCGAAGATGGCCGAGCCGCAGCCGCCGAAGACGAGCCAGAACGTTCCGAGGAACTCCGCGCCGAGGCGCTGAACCATGCTGGGTGAAGTCATGGCGACGATCTTCCCACCTGCGTCGCAGGGCCACCGGCGACTCGCCGGATGATGAGCGGGCGGGACCCCACCTCGATATGTTTGGGGTGGGCCTCTCGGCCCGACCGCACCGACCCAGGAGAGCACCCATGACCGACCACGGCCCCCACCCGTTCGTCACCGACATCGAGGCCGCGACGCTCGGCAACAACGCCTTCCGCTCCACGCTCTGGACGGGCAAGCACCTCCAGCTCACCGTGATGTGCCTACAGCCCGAGGAGGAGATCGGCCTCGAGGTCCACCACGACATCGACCAGTTCATCCGGGTCGAGGGCGGCCGCGGGCAGGTCGTCATGGGCCTCACGCGCGAGGACCTGTCCTTCACCCGGGACGTCGCCGACGACGACGTCGTGCTCGTCCCGGCGGGCTCCTGGCACAACGTGGTCAACACCGGCGACGAGCCGCTGCGCCTGTACTCCGTGTACGGCCCGGCCGAGCACCCGCACGGCACGATCCACGTCACGAAGGTGGAGGCGGACGCCGACGAGCACGACCACCACCACTCCGCCACCGACCACCCGCGGGTCTCCCGCGAGATCTGACCCGAGAACGACGAAACGGTCCGCGGATGCCGTGGCACGGCATCCGCGGACCGTTTTGGTCGCGCGTCGGTCAGGCGAGCGAGGCGAGGATGCCGTTGAACGTCGCCGAGGGGCGCATCACGGCTGAGGCCTTGTCGGCGTCGGGCCGGTAGTAACCGCCGATGTCGGCGGGTGAGCCCTGGACGGCGATGAGCTCTGCGTCGATGGCGTCGGCGTTGGCGATCAGTTGCGCGCTGACGTCGGCGAACCGGGCGGCGAGCTCGGCGTCCTGCGTCTGCTCGGCGAGCTCCTGCGCCCAGTAGCGGGCCAGCCAGAAGTGGCTGCCGCGGTTGTCGATCTGACCGACCCGGCGGGCGGGTGACTTGTCCTCGTTGAGCAGGCGCTCGGTGGCGCGGTCGAGGGACTCACCGAGCACTCCGGCGCGGGCATTGCCACCGGTCGCCTCGTGGCGGAAGCTCTCGGCCAGTGCGAGGAACTCACCGAGGCTGTCCCAGCGCAGGTAGTTCTCGGCCGTCAGCTGCTGCACGTGCTTGGGGGCCGAGCCGCCGGCGCCGGTCTCGAACAGGCCGCCGCCGTTCATCAGCGGGACGACCGAGAGCATCTTGGCGCTCGTGCCCAGCTCGAGGATCGGGAAGAGGTCGGTGTTGTAGTCGCGCAGCACGTTGCCGGTGACCGAGATGGTGTCCTCACCGCGGCGGATGCGCTCGATGGACAGCGCGGTGGCCTCGATCGGGGACATGATCCTGATGTCGAGACCGTCGGTGTCGTGGTCGGCCAGGTAGGTCTCGACCTTGGCGATGAGGTTGCGGTCGTGGGCGCGGGTCGGGTCGAGCCAGAAGATGGCCGGGGTGGCCGAGGCACGAGCGCGGGTGACGGCGAGCTTGACCCAGTCGCGGATCGGGGCGTCCTTGGTCTGGCAGGCGCGCCAGATGTCGCCCGGTGCGACGTCGTGCGACATGAGCACCGTGCCGCTGCCGTCGACGACCTCGACGCGACCGGCATCCGAGATCTCGAAGGTCTTGTCGTGGCTGCCGTACTCCTCGGCCTTCTGGGCCATGAGGCCGACGTTGGGCACCGAGCCCATCGTGGTCGGGTCGAAGGCGCCGTTGACGCGGCAGTCGTCGATGACGGTCTGGTAGACGCCGGCGTAGGAACTGTCGGGGATGACGGCGAGGGTGTCGGCCTCAGCGCCGTCGGGGCCCCACATGTGGCCGGAGGTGCGGATCATCGCCGGCATCGAGGCGTCGACGATGACGTCGCTCGGCACGTGCAGGTTGGTGATGCCCTTGTCGGAGTTCACCATCGCCAGGCGCGGGCCGTCGGCCAGGCCCTGCTCGATGGCGGCCCTGATCTCGTCGCCGTTGGGGAGGGCGGCCAGGCCGTCGAGGATGCCGCCGAGGCCGTTGTTGGGGGACAGGCCGGCCGCGTCGAGGTCGGCGCCGAAGCGCTCGAAGACCTCGGGGAGGAAGGCACGCACGACGTGGCCGAAGATGATCGGGTCGCTGACCTTCATCATCGTGGCCTTGAGGTGCACGGAGAACAGCACGTCCTGCGCCTTGGCGCGGGCGACCTGCTCGCGCAGGAAGGCGCCGAGAGCGGCCACGCGCATGACGGTGGCGTCGACGACCTCACCCTCAAGGACCCCGAGGGCGTCCTTGAGCACGGTGCTCGTGCCGTCGGTGGCGACGTGGCGGATGGTCAGCCGGTCGTTGCCGGCGAGCACCACCGACTGCTCGTTGGAGCGGAAGTCGTCGACGCCCATGGTGGCGACGTTGGTCTTGCTGTCGGTGCTCCAGGCGCCCATCGAGTGGGGGTGGCTGCGGGCGTAGTTCTTCACCGCGGCGGGTGCGCGCCGGTCGGAGTTGCCCTCGCGCAGAACGGGGTTGACGGCGCTGCCCTTGACCTTGTCGTAGCGCACGCGGATGTCGCGCTCCTCGTCGCTCTGGGGGTCGTCCGGGTAGTCGGGCAGGGCGAAGCCCTGGGACTGCAGCTCGGCGATGGCGGCCTTGAGCTGGGGCATCGACGCCGAGATGTTCGGCAGCTTGATGATGTTGGCCTCGGGGGTGGTCGCGAGCTCACCGAGCTCGGTGAGGGCGTCGCCGACGCGCTGCTCCTCGGTCAGGTGCTCAGGGAAGAGGGCCAGGATGCGACCGGCCAGCGAGATGTCGCGCGTCTCGACGTCGACACCTGCGGTCGAGGCGAAGGCCTGCACCACCGGCAGGAACGAGTACGTGGCCAGCATCGGGGCCTCGTCGGTGAGGGTGTAGAAGATCGTTGCCATGGGTGCCTCGTTGCTCCTCGCTGGTGCCGGTTATCTTGACGTCAAGACAAATTCTACCGGATCGGCGGGGTGTGCGCCTGCCCCGGTTCCGCCGTCGCTGAGGGCGCTTGCCACGATGTCCCCGTGCTCCTCGTCTCCGCCAACGTCAACGGCATCCGTGCCGCCGTCCGCCGGGGTGGCCTGGCCTGGCTCGAAGCCGCCGCCCCCGACGTCCTGACCCTGCAGGAGGTGCGCGCCTCGGACGCCGAACTGCGCGCAGCCCTGGCCGGTTCGGTGTTCGAGGGCTGGCACGTCGCGCACAGCGTGAGCGGGGCCAAGGGGCGGGCCGGCGTCGCGGTGCTCAGTCGCACCGAGCCCGTCGCCGTGCGCGAATCGGTGGGGATGCCGGGTGGCGAGTTCGACGGCGCCGGCCGGTGGGTCGAGGCGGATGTCGTGGTCGGGGAGTCGGTGGTGACGGTGGCGTCGGCCTACGTCCACACCGGTGAAGCGGGCACGCCGCGGCAGGACGAGAAGATGCGCTTCCTGTCAGCGATGACCCAGCGGCTGAGGGAGTGGACGGACGATGGCCGGCACGCCGTGGTGACCGGCGACCTCAACGTCGCGCACACCGCCGATGACCTGAAGAACTGGAAGGGCAACCGGGGCAAGGCCGGCTTCCTGCCCGAGGAGCGGGCGGTGTTCGACACGTGGTTCGACGGGCTCGGGGTGGTTGATGTCCACCGGCGGCTGCACGGGCCGGGGCCGGGGCCGTACACGTGGTGGTCGTGGCGGGGTCAGGCCTTCGACAACGACTCCGGCTGGCGGATCGACTACCACCTGGCCTCGGCGCCGCTCGCGCAGCGGGCCGTTCGTGCCGAGGTCGGCCGGGCACCGTCATATGCCGAACGCTGGAGCGACCACGCGCCGGTCAGCGTTCAGTACGACCTGCCCTGACCCCGTGTCCCTGACCCCCCCTTTCGCGGAATGTGGGTGAAGATCGTCGTCCGGGCGGCGATCTTCACCCACGTTCGGGAGTGATCACAGGTCAGGCGTCGCGGTGGGCTGAGTCGCCCGCGGTCACGGCGAAGGATGCCGGGGCGTGCCACCCGCGCTCGGCGAACGCCTGCGCGATCGCAGCGACGGCGGTGTCGACGGCATCCGCGGGCAGGAGCGCGATGCTCGAGCCCCCGAAACCGCCACCGGTCATCCGCGCCCCGAGGGCACCCGCCGAGCGGGCCGCCTCGACCGAGACGTCGAGCTCGGCGCAGCTGACCTCGTAGTCGTCGCGCAGGGAGGTGTGCGACTCGTCGAACAGGCGCCCCACTTCGGCCAGGTCACCCTCGCGCAGGGCGGCCACCGTGGCCTGCACCCGAGCGATCTCGGTGACGACGTGCCGGGCCCGCCGGCGCAGGACGTCGTCGGGCAACGCGGCAAGTGACGCCTCGAGGCCCCGCGGGTCGACGTCACGCAGCGAGCTCACCCCGAGGGCAGCCGACGCGGCATCGCACGAGGCGACGCGCTGCGCGTACTGGCCGTCGTTGAGCGAGTGCTCGGCGCGGGTGTCGGTGACGAGCAGGACGTGCCCGGCCACGGCATCCGACCCCTCCCCGCCGCCGAGGACGAACGGGACGTGCTCGGTGGCGCCGGTGCGGCAGTCGAGCAGCAGGGCGTGGTCGGCGCGGCAGAGCAGGGATGCCGACTGGTCCATGCCGCCGGTCGGGGCACCGGCGACGTCGTTCTCGGCGCGCACGCAGGCCGCGGCGAGGCGGGCGCGCGAGGCGTCGTCGGCGAGCAGGCCCAGCCCGAACAGGTCGCTGGCCGCCGCCCCCACCGCGCACTCCAGTGCCGCCGAGCTCGACAGGCCGGCGCCGACCGGTACCTCGCTGTCGACGGTGACGTCCAGGCCGCGCACGTCGTGACCGTCCTGCGCCAGCGCCCAGAGCACGCCGGCGACGTAGGCCGTCCACCCCGCCGGGCTGCCCGGCCCGACGCTCGCCAGATCGACCTCGACGGTGGCGCCGGCCTGGGCCGAGTGCACGCGCAGGAGGCGGTCGGCGCGCGGCGAGCATGCGGCATACGTGCGCTGTGGCAGGGCCATCGGCAGCACGAGCCCGTCGTTGTAGTCGGTGTGCTCGCCGATGAGGTTGACCCGGCCGGGGGCCGACCAGACACCCTTCGGGGGTCGGCCGAACACCTCGAGGTGGATGCCGCTAGCTGGCGTCATGCGCGTGAGTCTAGGGGCGCTGCCCCTGACACAATGAGCCTATGTCTACTCCTGCTTCGCCCGCTTCCGCACGCCCGCGCATCCTCTCCGGGATGCAGCCGACGAGCGAATCCCTGCACCTCGGCAACTACCTCGGTGCCCTGGTGAACTGGGTCGGGCTGCAGCAGGACTTCGACGCCTACTTCTTCGTGGCCGACCTCCACGCGCTCACGGTGCCGACCGACCCCGACGTGCTGCGCCGCCGCACGCGGGTCACAGCTGCCCAGTTCATCGCCGGCGGTGTCGACCCGCAGACCTCGGCCGTGTTCTGCCAGAGCCACGTGGGCCCGCACCCCGAGCTGGCGTGGGTGCTCGCCTGCCAGACGGCCATGGGCGAGATGAACCGCATGACGCAGTTCAAGGACAAGACGGCCAAGGGGCACAACGCCAACGTCGGGCTGTTCACCTACCCGGTGCTCATGGCCGCGGACATCCTCATGTACGACGCGGCGTTCGTCCCCGTCGGTGAGGACCAGCGCCAGCACCTGGAGATCACCCGCGACCTCGCCGAGCGGATGAACGCCCGGTTCGGCGACGTGCTCACCGTGCCCGAGGCGTACATCCTCAAGGAGTCGGCCAAGATCATGGACCTCCAGGAGCCGACGTCGAAGATGAGCAAGTCCGCGTCGAGCGACAAGGGCATGCTCGAGCTCATGGACGACCCGAGCCGGCTGGCCAAGAAGATCCGTTCGGCCGTCACCGACACCGAGGCCGTCGTGCGCTACGACCCCGAGACCAAGCCCGGGGTGTCGAACCTGCTCGTCATCCACTCGGTGCTGTCGGGCACGTCGATCCCGGCGCTCGAGGACGAGTTCGCCGGGCGCGGCTACGGCGACCTGAAGAAGGCCGTTGCCGACGTCGTCGTCGAGGCCGTGACCCCGTTCCGCACGCGGATGACCGAGCTGCTCGACGACCCTGCCGAGCTTGACCGCATCCTCGCCAGCGGTGCGGAGCGGGCTGCCGTCGTCGCCGACGCGACGATGTCGCGCATCCGGGATGCCGTGGGGCTGCTGCACCCTGCCGGGGCGGCCGTCGCCCTGGCCGGGTCCTCGGCAGCCGTCGCAGCGGAGTAGGGTCCAGCCCCATGCCGAACCATGGCGTTGCCGTCACCATCCCCGAGCCGTGGGCGACGACTCTCCAGTCCGCCCGTGAGGCCGTCGGCGACACGATGGCCTCTGCCATCCCGCCGCACGTCACTCTCCTTCCCCCGACCGCGATCCACCCTCCGCAGATGCCGTCCTTCCTGAAGCACCTGAGCGCGATCACCGAGTCGGTGGCGCCGTTCGAGATGGTGCTCTCGGGCACGGGGACCTTCCGCCCCGTCTCGCCCGTGGTGTTCGTGCAGGTCTCTCGGGGGATCGGTGAGTGCGAGGCGCTCGAGCTCGCCGTGCGCTCCGGGCCGATCGAGCGCCTGCTCGACTTCCCGTACCACCCCCACGTGACGATCGCCCACCACCTGGGCGAGGAGGCACTCGATCGGGCCTTCGACGAGCTGGCTGACTTCCGCTGCCGCTTCCCGGTCACCTCGGTCGAGCTCTACCACCACGACGACGACGAGGTCTGGCGGGTCGTCGACAGCTTCCCGCTGCGCGGCTGAGCGCGCGCCGCGTAACCTCGCATCCCATGTCCACCATCCCCGGCTTCTGGGCCGTCGTGCCCGCAGGTGGTGCCGGCACGCGCCTGTGGCCGCTCAGTCGCGCCGCGCACCCCAAGTTCCTCCTCGACCTCACCGGGAGCGGGCGCACGCTGCTCCAGGCGACGGTTGAGCGGCTCGAGCCGCTGACCGGCGACCGGGTGGTGGTCGTGACCGGTGCGCCCCATGCGGATGCCGTGCGGGCGCAGCTTCCCGCCCTGGCCGGCGACCAGGTGCTCGCCGAGCCGTCACCACGCGACTCGATGGCGGCGATCGGTCTGGCCGCTGCCGTGATCGAGCGCCAGGACCCGCAGGCCGTGATCGGCTCGTTCGCGGCCGACCACGTCATCCCCGACACCACCGCCTTCGAGAGCGTGATCCGGGAGGCCGCCGAGGTGGCACGCGAGGGTCACCTCGTCACGATCGGCATCGAGCCGACGTCACCAGCCACGGGCTTCGGCTACATCCGGGCGGGGGAGGCGCTGGCGGGGTTCGCCACCGCGCTTCGGGCCGTCGAGTTCGTCGAGAAGCCGGATGCCGTGCGGGCGGCGCAGTACGTCGCCTCCGGAGAGTTCCGCTGGAACGCAGGGATGTTCGTGGTCAAGGCCGCGACGCTGCTCGACCTGTTGGCGCAGTGGCATCCCGAGCTGGCCGCTGGGGTGCGCGCCATCGCGGCCTCGCCCGAGCGCCTCGACGAGCTGTGGCCGGCGCTGACGAGGATCGCCATCGACCACGCGGTCGCCGAGCCGGCCGCGGATGCCGGTCACGTCGTCGTCGTCCCGGCCCCGTTCTCCTGGGACGACGTGGGCGACTTCGCCAGCCTGGCCGAACTGCTGCCTCCCGTCGAGGGGGAGCCCGGCCTGCGGGTGCTCGGCTCGGTCGACGACGTGACGACGATCGAGGCCTCCGGGGTCGTCGCAGCAGCCGGTGGCCGCCGCGTGGCCGTGGTGGGGCTCGAGGACGTCGTCGTCATCGACACCCCGGATGCCGTGCTCGTCACCACCCGCTCGCGGGCGCAGGACGTCAAGGCCGTCGTCGACGCGCTCAAGGCGCAGGGCCGAACCGACCTCACCTGACGGCGGGCCACAACCAATGCCGCGCCCACCACCGATTTCGGTACCGCGATGGTACCGTTCTGGCATGGCCATGAATCTCAGATTGACCGACGCCGAGAGCGATGCCCTGCGCGCCAAGGCGGAGCAGGAAGGCCGCTCGATGCAGGAGGTCGCGCGAACCGCGATCAGCCAGTACGTCACGGACCGACCCCAGCGACTGCTCAACGCGATCGATCGGGTGCGTACCGAGGATCGCGAACTGCTCGAGCGCCTCAGCAGGTGAGCCGCGACGAGGTCGACTTCCTCTCCCTCGAGGACGTCCTGGAGATCGCGTCGGGGGTGATGGACGAGGTGGCCGTGCGCGACCCCGGGTTGCTGGCTGCAGCCGTGGCGCGCCCCCGGATGAGCGTCTTCGGCGAGGACGCGTACCCGACCTTCGAGGACAAGGCGGCCGCGCTGCTCCACTCATTGGTGCGCAACCATGCACTGGTCGACGGAAACAAGCGCCTCGCGTGGTCGGCGACGCGCGTCTTCTGCCTGCTGAACGACGTTGACCTGACGTACACGGTTGACGACGCCGAAGCGATGGTGCTCGAGGCAGCCGCCGGCCACCGTGACGTCAGGCAGATCACGCAGTGGCTGACGGCCCACCGCATCACGTGATCAGTGGTGTCGAGCCCGGGCAAGTCACCTCACACCGCGTCGCGGCGGCGGTAGGCCGCCCATCCGGCGGCGATCAGCGCCGCCGCGATCAGCGTGAGCCACACCGCTGGAACGGGCTCGAACTCGCCACCCGGCAGCTGTGACAGGTGCGCGAATGGGGACGCGTCGATCACCCACGACGGCAGGTTCATCGTCGTGCCCAGTTCGCCCACGACAAATGCCACGAGCAGCACCCCCCACGCGAGCGGCGCGACCCGGGGGAGGGCCCCGCACAAAAGCGCCGCCACTCCCACGACCACCCAGATCGCCGGAACCGTCGACAGCGCTGCTCCCACTGCCGCCCCCACCGACGGAGCGAGCGGGGTCACCGCCGAGCCAACGACGCCGAGGACGAGCCCGAACAGGGCCATCAACGCGGTGACCAGTACGAGCGAGACCGCCACGTGAGCGGCATACCAGCGCGTGCGACTGACCGGGGTGGTGAGCACGACCTCACCGAGCCCGCCGCGTTCGGCCCCCACCAGGCGCAGCAGCAGGGCCACGCCGGCTGCCGCGACCGCGACGGCGACGAACCGCACCTCCGTCGCGACGAAGATGTCCTCGATGGTGCCCGCCGAACCGCCGAGCTGGCGCAGGAACTCCTGGATGACCTCGTCATCGGCCAGATCCGCGACCGAGCCGAGCAGTGACCCGATGGCCACGGCTCCCAGGGTGATGCCGATGCTCCAGCCGATGATGGTCCCTCGGGCGAGTCGGGTGACGAGCCCCAGCGGAGAGGCCAGCAGCGCACCGGCCTTTGACGGGCCGCTGCGTGCCGGGATCAGCCCGGCACCGAGGTCGCGCCGGTCCAGCACCGCCAGGCCCACCCCGACACCGAGCGCCAGGGCGCCGAGGCCGAGCAGCAGCACCCACTGGCGGTTTGCCCCGTAGGCCTCCACGCGCCCCGCCCAGCCCAAGGGCGACAGCCAACCGAGAGCGTGCAGGAGCGTCCCGGCATCCGCCGAGTCAGCGACGGCGCGCAACGCGTACGCCGCAGCGAGGAATCCGAACCCCAGGCCGGCCGCGCCGCGCGATGTCGACGCCAGCTGCACCGCCACGGCGGTGACCCCCACGGTCGCCAAGCCTGCCGAGAGCCACGCGACGGCGAAGGCGGTGCTCCCGGCACCGTCCATGCCGAGTGCGGCCAGACCAGCCGCAGACAGGGCGCTCGCCGCCACGACGGCGATGACGGCCAGGGCCGCGGCTGCAGCGAGCGGCGACCAGCGGCCGACGACACCGGAACCCACGAGCTCGTGCCGCCCTTCGTCCTCCTCGGTGCGGGTGTGTCGCCGCACGACGACGAAGCCGAGCACGGCCGTGAGGAAGGCCCCCATCATGACCGTCTTGAACACGGCCAGGGCGTCGGCGGTCTGCGACGCCAGCGGTCCGTACATCGCGATCACCGAAGGATTCGTGAGGATTCCGGCGAATCCGGTCGCCGCTGCCTCGTCGTCGGGGTAGAGGGCCAGCGTCGCCTGCGCCGAGCCGACCGACAGGGCGACGAGCCCGAGCACGCTCGCCGGCACGAGGATGCGGTCGCGCCGCCACGCGAGTCGGAACAGCTCGGGTGCGCCGGCCAGCCGGGTGGTCATGGCGACGGTTCTCGATAGCGCGCGAGGAAGAGCTCCTCGAGCGTCGGCGGCTGGCAGGTCAGGGTCAGCACCCCTCGGCGACCGAGGTGCTCCACGAGGTCACCGAGGTGGGCGGAGTCCACCGAGCAGCGCAGCTCGACGCCGGCGTCGTCGCCCGACGCGCTGCTCTCGAGGTCGACGTCGTGGATGCCGGCCCACCCCGCGACCTCGGCCGGCGTCACCGCGTCGCGCAGCACGGCGTGCACCCGCGTACGGGTCAGGTGACGCAGGTCGGCGAGGCTGCCACTGTCGACGATCCTGCCCGAGCGCACGATGCTGACCCGGTCGCAGGCCCGCTCCACCTCGCTGAGGATGTGGCTCGACAGCAGCACGGTGCGGCCCCGCGCCCGAAGGTCCGAGAGCTCTGCCTGGAAGACCTCCTCCATGAGGGGGTCCAGACCCGATGTCGGCTCGTCGAGGATGAGCAACGGGGCATCGCTGGCCAGCGCCGCGACGAGCGCCACCTTCTGCCGGTTGCCCTTGGAGTAGGCGCGCCCCTTCTTCGTCTCGTCGAGCTCGAAGCGCCCGACGAGACGGCGGCGACGGGCGTCGTCTATGCCGCCGCGCAGCCTTGCGAGCAGGTCGATGACCTCCCCGCCACTGAGGGTCGGCCACAGCACGACGTCCCCGGGAACGTAGGCGATGGAG encodes the following:
- a CDS encoding cupin domain-containing protein encodes the protein MTDHGPHPFVTDIEAATLGNNAFRSTLWTGKHLQLTVMCLQPEEEIGLEVHHDIDQFIRVEGGRGQVVMGLTREDLSFTRDVADDDVVLVPAGSWHNVVNTGDEPLRLYSVYGPAEHPHGTIHVTKVEADADEHDHHHSATDHPRVSREI
- a CDS encoding NADP-dependent isocitrate dehydrogenase, encoding MATIFYTLTDEAPMLATYSFLPVVQAFASTAGVDVETRDISLAGRILALFPEHLTEEQRVGDALTELGELATTPEANIIKLPNISASMPQLKAAIAELQSQGFALPDYPDDPQSDEERDIRVRYDKVKGSAVNPVLREGNSDRRAPAAVKNYARSHPHSMGAWSTDSKTNVATMGVDDFRSNEQSVVLAGNDRLTIRHVATDGTSTVLKDALGVLEGEVVDATVMRVAALGAFLREQVARAKAQDVLFSVHLKATMMKVSDPIIFGHVVRAFLPEVFERFGADLDAAGLSPNNGLGGILDGLAALPNGDEIRAAIEQGLADGPRLAMVNSDKGITNLHVPSDVIVDASMPAMIRTSGHMWGPDGAEADTLAVIPDSSYAGVYQTVIDDCRVNGAFDPTTMGSVPNVGLMAQKAEEYGSHDKTFEISDAGRVEVVDGSGTVLMSHDVAPGDIWRACQTKDAPIRDWVKLAVTRARASATPAIFWLDPTRAHDRNLIAKVETYLADHDTDGLDIRIMSPIEATALSIERIRRGEDTISVTGNVLRDYNTDLFPILELGTSAKMLSVVPLMNGGGLFETGAGGSAPKHVQQLTAENYLRWDSLGEFLALAESFRHEATGGNARAGVLGESLDRATERLLNEDKSPARRVGQIDNRGSHFWLARYWAQELAEQTQDAELAARFADVSAQLIANADAIDAELIAVQGSPADIGGYYRPDADKASAVMRPSATFNGILASLA
- a CDS encoding exodeoxyribonuclease III is translated as MLLVSANVNGIRAAVRRGGLAWLEAAAPDVLTLQEVRASDAELRAALAGSVFEGWHVAHSVSGAKGRAGVAVLSRTEPVAVRESVGMPGGEFDGAGRWVEADVVVGESVVTVASAYVHTGEAGTPRQDEKMRFLSAMTQRLREWTDDGRHAVVTGDLNVAHTADDLKNWKGNRGKAGFLPEERAVFDTWFDGLGVVDVHRRLHGPGPGPYTWWSWRGQAFDNDSGWRIDYHLASAPLAQRAVRAEVGRAPSYAERWSDHAPVSVQYDLP
- the galK gene encoding galactokinase; this translates as MTPASGIHLEVFGRPPKGVWSAPGRVNLIGEHTDYNDGLVLPMALPQRTYAACSPRADRLLRVHSAQAGATVEVDLASVGPGSPAGWTAYVAGVLWALAQDGHDVRGLDVTVDSEVPVGAGLSSSAALECAVGAAASDLFGLGLLADDASRARLAAACVRAENDVAGAPTGGMDQSASLLCRADHALLLDCRTGATEHVPFVLGGGEGSDAVAGHVLLVTDTRAEHSLNDGQYAQRVASCDAASAALGVSSLRDVDPRGLEASLAALPDDVLRRRARHVVTEIARVQATVAALREGDLAEVGRLFDESHTSLRDDYEVSCAELDVSVEAARSAGALGARMTGGGFGGSSIALLPADAVDTAVAAIAQAFAERGWHAPASFAVTAGDSAHRDA
- the trpS gene encoding tryptophan--tRNA ligase, which encodes MSTPASPASARPRILSGMQPTSESLHLGNYLGALVNWVGLQQDFDAYFFVADLHALTVPTDPDVLRRRTRVTAAQFIAGGVDPQTSAVFCQSHVGPHPELAWVLACQTAMGEMNRMTQFKDKTAKGHNANVGLFTYPVLMAADILMYDAAFVPVGEDQRQHLEITRDLAERMNARFGDVLTVPEAYILKESAKIMDLQEPTSKMSKSASSDKGMLELMDDPSRLAKKIRSAVTDTEAVVRYDPETKPGVSNLLVIHSVLSGTSIPALEDEFAGRGYGDLKKAVADVVVEAVTPFRTRMTELLDDPAELDRILASGAERAAVVADATMSRIRDAVGLLHPAGAAVALAGSSAAVAAE
- a CDS encoding 2'-5' RNA ligase family protein; translation: MPNHGVAVTIPEPWATTLQSAREAVGDTMASAIPPHVTLLPPTAIHPPQMPSFLKHLSAITESVAPFEMVLSGTGTFRPVSPVVFVQVSRGIGECEALELAVRSGPIERLLDFPYHPHVTIAHHLGEEALDRAFDELADFRCRFPVTSVELYHHDDDEVWRVVDSFPLRG
- a CDS encoding mannose-1-phosphate guanylyltransferase, which translates into the protein MSTIPGFWAVVPAGGAGTRLWPLSRAAHPKFLLDLTGSGRTLLQATVERLEPLTGDRVVVVTGAPHADAVRAQLPALAGDQVLAEPSPRDSMAAIGLAAAVIERQDPQAVIGSFAADHVIPDTTAFESVIREAAEVAREGHLVTIGIEPTSPATGFGYIRAGEALAGFATALRAVEFVEKPDAVRAAQYVASGEFRWNAGMFVVKAATLLDLLAQWHPELAAGVRAIAASPERLDELWPALTRIAIDHAVAEPAADAGHVVVVPAPFSWDDVGDFASLAELLPPVEGEPGLRVLGSVDDVTTIEASGVVAAAGGRRVAVVGLEDVVVIDTPDAVLVTTRSRAQDVKAVVDALKAQGRTDLT
- a CDS encoding ribbon-helix-helix protein, CopG family; its protein translation is MAMNLRLTDAESDALRAKAEQEGRSMQEVARTAISQYVTDRPQRLLNAIDRVRTEDRELLERLSR
- a CDS encoding type II toxin-antitoxin system death-on-curing family toxin, which encodes MSRDEVDFLSLEDVLEIASGVMDEVAVRDPGLLAAAVARPRMSVFGEDAYPTFEDKAAALLHSLVRNHALVDGNKRLAWSATRVFCLLNDVDLTYTVDDAEAMVLEAAAGHRDVRQITQWLTAHRIT
- a CDS encoding ABC transporter permease, with amino-acid sequence MTTRLAGAPELFRLAWRRDRILVPASVLGLVALSVGSAQATLALYPDDEAAATGFAGILTNPSVIAMYGPLASQTADALAVFKTVMMGAFLTAVLGFVVVRRHTRTEEDEGRHELVGSGVVGRWSPLAAAAALAVIAVVAASALSAAGLAALGMDGAGSTAFAVAWLSAGLATVGVTAVAVQLASTSRGAAGLGFGFLAAAYALRAVADSADAGTLLHALGWLSPLGWAGRVEAYGANRQWVLLLGLGALALGVGVGLAVLDRRDLGAGLIPARSGPSKAGALLASPLGLVTRLARGTIIGWSIGITLGAVAIGSLLGSVADLADDEVIQEFLRQLGGSAGTIEDIFVATEVRFVAVAVAAAGVALLLRLVGAERGGLGEVVLTTPVSRTRWYAAHVAVSLVLVTALMALFGLVLGVVGSAVTPLAPSVGAAVGAALSTVPAIWVVVGVAALLCGALPRVAPLAWGVLLVAFVVGELGTTMNLPSWVIDASPFAHLSQLPGGEFEPVPAVWLTLIAAALIAAGWAAYRRRDAV
- a CDS encoding ABC transporter ATP-binding protein, encoding MATSDVDVIRTTGLRKAFGRTRALDGLDLTVANGEVHGFLGPNGSGKSTAIRVLLGLLRSDGGTASVLGRDPWRDATELHRSIAYVPGDVVLWPTLSGGEVIDLLARLRGGIDDARRRRLVGRFELDETKKGRAYSKGNRQKVALVAALASDAPLLILDEPTSGLDPLMEEVFQAELSDLRARGRTVLLSSHILSEVERACDRVSIVRSGRIVDSGSLADLRHLTRTRVHAVLRDAVTPAEVAGWAGIHDVDLESSASGDDAGVELRCSVDSAHLGDLVEHLGRRGVLTLTCQPPTLEELFLARYREPSP